In the Dictyostelium discoideum AX4 chromosome 6 chromosome, whole genome shotgun sequence genome, gaaaaaatgaaaactaATAAGTGAATTATCGTGTTGctgaatttgtttttttttttttttttttttttttttgtttttttttttttttctaaatttttatttttattttttttatgaaattgaaaaattgaaaattttttaaaaaaaagggtgACCACCTAAGATTTCCCAAGCTCAAAAATAAACCACAATTTAAAATGGAAATCCAAAAACAGTCAAATCAATTGActcaaattataataataaaaaaaaataaaaaattttacaattaaataaattataatataaaaaaaaaaaaaaaaaaattttacaaattgtttaaataaactataataaaaaaaataaaaaattttacacTTTGTTTATTGggttatttttagtttttttctttttcttttttaaggattttttttgtttgcttttttttttccaagaAAAAAGATTAACTTTCCTCCACATATGGTTTATCCATGAGTTCAGAGCGAGACAATTGCTGTGAGGTTTTGGATGGAGAAATTGGTCTttgattatcattattattattatagataatattttttgatatacCATCGTTATTACTACTAAAATTTGATTGTAGTTGAtaattgctattattattattattattattattattattattattattactactactataaTCTGAATAttcactattatttaaattattattactattatttctattaaaaccattattattatcataaatCTGTACAGaggtattaatattattattattattattattgttattattattgttattgataTCATTTGGTGAAATTTTTTCAGTAAAATCGACTGGAAAGAAGCCACTTAAACCATTACATTCTCCAACCCACCAATTATCGTGTGGTTTGTCAATTACATTTACAATATCGCCTACTCTTAATGGTAAATCACGAGTAGTTTCGGGGTTAAATTCGTAAATAGCCTTTACTTGGCCATAACCACCACCTTGTTGTTCTTCCCAACCTTTATCCAATCTTGATGCTTGTCCTCTTCttcttaaatttaataattgaccAATTACCATTGGTACTCCTATAAATGTTGCTgcaataattaaaatcaagGTACCAACTGATTGTTTCTTTTCGTTTTGAAAATTTCTAAAAtcctataaaaaaaaaaaaataataatatttgataaatattaGTCCAAAAGTTTCTATCTATTTTGCTCGATTCTATTCTATTTTATTCTATTCTATTCTATTCTATAGATCAAAACTTACGGAAACATCCATATTTGCTTGTCTTAAACTCTCTGTTATTGCATTACTTCCAAATTTGGAAGatgtattgttattactactgttactttttgatttctttcctaataaatatctaaaaacTCTTAAAAATCTAGATGCAACTGATTGAAACATTCTAAATAATGAATATGTTTTAATTATAGCCATAATTTCATAACTAAAGTGACTCATACTTTGGCataatctaataataatataataaaaaaaaaatatataatattagtattttttatgtatagaataaatatattatttggttaggttttttttttttttttttttttttttttttaccttatGATTGACGAGAATGAACCATGAACTGCATCAAAATTTGCATCTAATAATCTAGAGAATCTGGAGAATGTGTCAACGATTGAATGTAATGCTTCCATCCAAGAATGACCACTCGATACTACACTTTGAAGTGCTCCTCCTTTTCCATCCATATTATCGTAGCCACGTTGGCCATATCCTCCACCATATCCTCCACCATATCCTCCACCATAACTACTACCATAACCTCCACCATAACTCGAACCGTATCCACTACCACCATAACTACTACCATAACCACTACCATAACTTGAACCATATCCACCACCATAACTTGAGCCATATCCACTACCACCAtaaccaccactactataACCTCCACCCCCATACAAGCTACTACCAtaaccaccactaccaccactaccataACTACTGCCGTAGCCACTTGATCCGTAGCCACCACTACTATATGAATCTCTGTATCCGCCACCATAACTACTTCTATatccactactaccaccgacaccaccaccaaaacTATCTATACTTGAGGAACCTGCTCCACCACTCTCCCATGGTCTCATGGGGGTTCTAGGTCTTGTTACCAAAGGACCTCCTACTGATGTTGATGGTGAACctgtattatttaatgtgCTAGTTTGAGTTGTGGTGCTGCTACCACCACCTGGTGATGTAGTTCTTTGTGGACCACTCATTGGTCTTGATATTCCTCCTGAACCTGTCATTGATGTACTTCCTCCACCACCTGAATTGTTTTCCCATGGTTTGGGTGGGCTTCTTCtcatttctttatttatctatatattaattttttattttttcttttttttttatatttctttgatttctttttttatttcttttttacaattattgtttgtcaatatataatttctaatttaatttgtgTAAACTATGTAAATTACACACTGATATCTATCTAgctataattatatatatttaaattaatattaatactttatttcagtttattttaattgatatgttatttttattaaaccaTAAgacatattaaaatttttgtgttgtttttttttattattatatttattttttttattttttttattttttattttttattttttttgaaatatttgtgTGAATGGTGGTAAAACGAatgtgttattattatttttattattatttatatttatttaattattattattattattaatattaatattattattttctttttttaatcattgagaatatgaaaaataaatgttatagtaaaattatatatacatttaaatagaatattctattggtttttttttttttttttagaaaaatttaattaaatttatcaaagaTTGTGTGtgttgagaaaaaaaaaaaaaataaaaaaaataaaaaaaaataataaaaaaaaaaaaaaaaaaaaatataaaaaaaaaaaaaaaataaaaaaaattaaaaataaaaaaaaaattaaaaaataaaataaaaaaaaaaaacttttcaaTTTCCCAAGCCTTGTTTTGGGAAATTTCAACCATTTCGTCAGATGGGCTATGGGGGCTGAAtgataatcatttttttttttttttttttttttttttttaaaatatagaaTTGATTAttcattgtttttaatttgatttttgatataatattttattttcattttaatttattttaaaaaaaaaaaataataaaaaaaaaaaaaataaaaaatttctaaaattgattttttttttttttttttttttttttttgaataataaacttttttggttgttttgttttttttttttttaaaaatattttttagaaatagtttttcaatttaattttactttttacttatttggtaatattttttttgatgaatattatttataaaggTTACTttttcagaaaaaaaaaaaaaaaaaaaaaaaatgaattaaatagtaagactatttttttttattttttatgtatatatattttatttttttttttttttattattttttttttttttttttttattttttatttttttttttttattttattttagtaaaAAGTAACGTTTATCTTGCAGTTGCAATATCATCAATCTTTAATAACATTACAACGGTTTCAGTTGCTAAAGTTAAAGCAGAAGTTGAGACTAAAAGTGGCTGTACAACATTTTCTTGGAGGATATTTGTGATTGCGCCTTTTCTAACATTGATACCAGAGTTTATTTCACCTTGAGCATGTTTATTTCTTAATTCGGTGACGATAGAGATTGGATGAAGACCAGCATTTTCAGCAAGAGTGTAAGGGATGATCTCCAAGGCCTCAGCGTAAGCACGAACACAATAACTTGTGATACCAGTGAGAGTTTTAGAGAAAGCAGTGACTTGTTGTGATACTTCAATCTCTGGGGCACCACCACCAGCGATGaggaatttctttttaacgAGGGAACGAATAACGCAGAGAGCATCGTGTAAGGAACGTTCGGCTTCATCTAAAACCAATTTATTTGAACCACGACATAAGACGGTGACGGTTTTACCAGGGTTTGGAATACCGGTGACCTTTACGATCTTACCATCACTGGTGCCAACCTCTTCGACCAAATCGGCTTTACCTAATTTATCGGCGGTGAAAGAATCGATGTTTGCTACTGGTTGACAACCGATGGTGTTGCAAATGAATTCAATATCGTCACGTTCAATGTCCTTGATGACGAGGATCTTTAATTTAGCTAAATAGTGAAGGGAGAGATCGTTTACGGCATCACGGAGAATACTCTTTTGCACCAACAAAACATTGCAACCACTCTTTTGAATCTTTCTACACATTTCCAATATTAACTTTGGTTCCTCTTTGATGACTTTATCCATCTTGGAATAATCAGATACAACGATGTTGTTATCCATATATGTTTTTGGTGCAGACAAACAAAATTGAATCAAACCAATCTTTGCGTTTTGAATACGTGTTGGTCCACCTGCTGTATGTGATGCTGTTTGATCAAATACTAAACCTTGTACTAATTCTGTGTCTTCGATGGTACCTCCTAactttttaatcaatttaatGTCCTTGAGATTTACATTGACTGCAGTGGCTGGATTGATTACACTTAATACAGCATCGACTGCAATCGATGCTAAATTGGTATATTGTGATACTACTTTACTATTGAGTGAGGTGGTTGCACTCTTTACCAAACTAACTCTATCGGTTAAACTAACTGGAACTGACATTGATACCAATACCTCTAATGATTTATTCAATGCTAAATTAAATGCTTCACTAATAATTGATGGATGAATACCTTTTGCCATTAATTGTGATACTGCTCCTAATAATGATCCTGCAATTACACATACTGATGTTGTACCATCGCCAGCTTCAATATCTTGTGCTTTTGCTAATTCTGCTaactataaattttatttattaatttattaattatatttattattattattattattattattaaattaaaaaaaaaaaaattattagtatatagtttttttttttttttttttaaaaaacgaATGAATTTTGaagtgtgttttttttttattttttttattttttttattatttttgataaattaccaTTTTAGCAGCTGGATGTcttaattctaaattttgAAGAATTGTAGCACCATCATTACTAATTAAAACTTCATTATTTGGTGAAATGATCATTTTATCCATACCTTTTGGACCTAATGAGGTTCTGATTGCATCAGCGACTGCTCTTGCTGCAACAATATTTGATGTTCTTAcatccttttctttttctttttcatcaaaATCACTTCTTGATGGTAATACTTTTGCTGGTGCTGCTGCTGGTGCTgacattttttatatttaaataaactttttttttaatttaaataaaaaaaaaaaaaattatatataaaaataaaaatataaaaaaaaaaaaaaaaaaaaacaatgaaaatttgtgaacccaaaaaaaaaaaaaaaaaaaaaaaaaaattgaaaaaaaaaaaaaaaaaaaaaaaaaaaaataaataaaaaattttaaaactcgACCCACTcctttttttccatttttaaaatcaaataatcatTGCTTATAATCACAATTcataaatggaaaaaaaaaaatataaaaataaaaaaaataaaaaaaaatataaaaaaaaatataaataaaaataaaaataaaaaattaaaaatggaaattaatggaaaaaaaaaaaaaatatatataataatgatgacaaaattgtttttttattttatttataattaattaaatttcttaatcaaataattttaattttaaatttaaatttaaatttaatttcaatttaatttcaatttcttaattaaaataataaataataaaaaagaattttttttaaaaatagtattattttttaaaaaataaataaataaaataaaataatgtcTTATTTGGTTTCTTTAATTggttatttataattaattaaattttagtttcttaattaaaaataatatatagacatttttagttattattattttattttattttttttattcttcatcttcacttGAATTATCATAATTTCCCATTAAACTAGCAAAAGAATTTACAGATTGagtatttttatcattttcattttcttcagtTTTaagtttcttttttgattcttcttcctcttcttcttccttttctttatctttgtcattattatttccatttttgtcattattattattctcatTATTTTTcggtattaattttatatttacaagTTTTCTCTTTGTGGTGGTCACATcagttgtagtagtagtagtagtagtattttcaatttttaaagaattatcatttgattgagtagttttattattattattattattattattgctatttgATTGAGGAGGAATTattgaattgaataaatttgaagcttgtgattttttaaaatcttcaagttctctttcaatttcatcttgttctaatttctttttttcattttcaattttttcattctCTTTATAATGTTCAATATCATCTTTATCTAAACCTTGTGACGGtttaaatttagttttttcaattattgattcctcttttattcttttattttcttgTAACCTTTCATATAAAGTTCTACTATCATATTCACCATCATCCTTTTGTTTCCCACCATACAGTTTCCTTTGTTCTTCTAATTCACTCTCTGAAACGAACCTATTATTAAATgacattcttttttttatatttctatATTATGTTGTTTtcgttgttgtatttgtatttgtatggtagtggtagtagtagtggttgttgtgTTTTGGCtgttgaaaatcaaaaagttcaagaatttaaatttttttttttatttttttattttttttattttttatttttttttatttttttgttttatttttaatttcgctccattattttcatttttttttttttatttttttttatttattttaattcaaagaCACTAATTTATAGTATTTAtagtatttataaataaaaataaaaatggaaacaacaacaacaacaacaacagcagcagcaacaaAAGGAACAAATGATGCAATGGAAACTAGttcatcaacaacagcaacaccAACTACTGCAACTGTAGTACCACAAGTTGTTAGAAATGATGAATATATTAATACATTTTATGATATTGCAAATAAATTGGATACAAATCCTTCATTCCCAGATGTAtgtacaaattttttttggatagttatataattttgaatttaaagtttaatagtaataaactCCGAATCtcaatgttttaaaattataactaCAGTTTATccttaataatattagttagttttaataaattaattaaaattaataaattaaataataacaataacaataacaataaataataataataataattattgaatttttacctttttttaataaaaataaaaatgaaaacaaaatcaaataaaacttaaaaaggatgataaattattttcaaaaattattgaattatcttcaaaaaccaaacaaactaaaaaattatcaccaCAATTCATatccaaatattttaaaagattccCAACACTTCAAGAGAAAGCAATCGattgtttaattgatttatttgattcatcAGATGAAGATGTAATTATGAGAGTAAATGCTCTTAAAGCAATTCCAACAATTTGTAGAGATAATCCAGATCATATCGCTAAATTAGTTGATATTTTAagtcaattattaaatacagGTTTGTAGTAtacatacatatatatatatatatagataaaaaaaaaaaaaaaaaaaaaaaaaaaaaaaaaaaaaaaaaaaaattttaaagtttaaattattaatttttattcaaaaatagATTCAAAAGTTGAAGCAGAACATacaaaaaattcattaattgaattatataaattgaaTTCAGTTACAACacttaattcatttttaacatttttagaATCAGAAGAAAGTTCAATGGAAGATCAACCAGcatcatcaacattattatcatttttaaaggAAAGTATCATTCCATTGGTTCGTACAGAATATTCAAAAAGTTCAATAGAGACTCAAACATTCTTTAGAGTTcgtattttgaaattaattgcaAAATGTACATCAACCACTGAATTGGATTTACTATTCCAATTATTAGAATGTTTCACACAATATAAAGTTCAAGAGACAATCACTGATTTAGAAACAAATGTCCTACCAGTAATTGAATCTCAATCATTGGATACCATTAGAAAGAAACTTATTAATTTCACTAAAATCttactttttaaatcaaaggTATGGCAAATAAATAAGTAAAAAACATAATTCaaaccaccattattattactaacattttaaaattatatatatatttagaaACCACATACAgaaattaatagtaataaattatttgatttatatttaaataaaattttcccAAAGGTTAATGAATTGGATGAAACTAATAAAACTGAACTAGTTTCAGTATTTTCTCAAGTCACACCTCATATGACACAAGAAATTTCAATGCAATTTTTAGAACCGGTTTATAATCTTTTCAAAGTATGTgttattaatcaattaattatagttattattatttattatttattaaaatttattattttttttttttttttaggcaACAGTACCATCAAAAACTACAACACCAGTTGCAGATGTTGATTTACAATTTACAATAGTTGAagcattattatttgcattatcatcaattggatcaaaatcaacaagtTCACTTTGTAAATTATGTGGTTTCAAATTGGTTACAGGTCAACCAAGTGATATGAATGCTGACCCAGTTAAATATGAGGATTTCTTGGGTAGACATAGATTTTTAGATGAAAAATGTAGAGAAACTTTGGGTAAAGCCAAAAAGGCAATTCCAAATCTTGGAAATCCAAAAGATAAGGCACAATTGAAATTGGCACAAAAAACACTCTTATCCACTCAAAACATTTTAACAATTATGcaaaatttattgaaatcACCACCAGTTACAAACATCAATAATTTAGTAATCTCttcaacaatttttaaaggtaaacaaaatttaattcataaTGTTTCACCTGTATttaaaccacaacaacatcaacatcaacatcaacaacaacaagttcaacaaaaacaatatcaaaaatatcaagcacaacaacaacaacaacaaaatataccaattcaaagaaatcaacaacaacaacaacaacaaaaatcaaatcGTTATCAACCATATGTTACACCTGGTAGAAGACATCAAGATTTAGATAAACCAAAACAAGATGGTGTTGAAGTTCATTATTATTCTGA is a window encoding:
- the pex13 gene encoding SH3 domain-containing protein yields the protein MRRSPPKPWENNSGGGGSTSMTGSGGISRPMSGPQRTTSPGGGSSTTTQTSTLNNTGSPSTSVGGPLVTRPRTPMRPWESGGAGSSSIDSFGGGVGGSSGYRSSYGGGYRDSYSSGGYGSSGYGSSYGSGGSGGYGSSLYGGGGYSSGGYGGSGYGSSYGGGYGSSYGSGYGSSYGGSGYGSSYGGGYGSSYGGGYGGGYGGGYGQRGYDNMDGKGGALQSVVSSGHSWMEALHSIVDTFSRFSRLLDANFDAVHGSFSSIIRLCQSMSHFSYEIMAIIKTYSLFRMFQSVASRFLRVFRYLLGKKSKSNSSNNNTSSKFGSNAITESLRQANMDVSDFRNFQNEKKQSVGTLILIIAATFIGVPMVIGQLLNLRRRGQASRLDKGWEEQQGGGYGQVKAIYEFNPETTRDLPLRVGDIVNVIDKPHDNWWVGECNGLSGFFPVDFTEKISPNDINNNNNNNNNNNNNINTSVQIYDNNNGFNRNNSNNNLNNSEYSDYSSSNNNNNNNNNNNNNSNYQLQSNFSSNNDGISKNIIYNNNNDNQRPISPSKTSQQLSRSELMDKPYVEES
- the cct4 gene encoding chaperonin containing TCP1 delta subunit produces the protein MSAPAAAPAKVLPSRSDFDEKEKEKDVRTSNIVAARAVADAIRTSLGPKGMDKMIISPNNEVLISNDGATILQNLELRHPAAKMLAELAKAQDIEAGDGTTSVCVIAGSLLGAVSQLMAKGIHPSIISEAFNLALNKSLEVLVSMSVPVSLTDRVSLVKSATTSLNSKVVSQYTNLASIAVDAVLSVINPATAVNVNLKDIKLIKKLGGTIEDTELVQGLVFDQTASHTAGGPTRIQNAKIGLIQFCLSAPKTYMDNNIVVSDYSKMDKVIKEEPKLILEMCRKIQKSGCNVLLVQKSILRDAVNDLSLHYLAKLKILVIKDIERDDIEFICNTIGCQPVANIDSFTADKLGKADLVEEVGTSDGKIVKVTGIPNPGKTVTVLCRGSNKLVLDEAERSLHDALCVIRSLVKKKFLIAGGGAPEIEVSQQVTAFSKTLTGITSYCVRAYAEALEIIPYTLAENAGLHPISIVTELRNKHAQGEINSGINVRKGAITNILQENVVQPLLVSTSALTLATETVVMLLKIDDIATAR